The Aphidius gifuensis isolate YNYX2018 linkage group LG2, ASM1490517v1, whole genome shotgun sequence DNA window acttgtttataaataccttaataaacaaattaattttccaggAAAACTATTGAACTACAAATTCCAATTTATTGACTACAATTTTCTAGAAGCCTTCCTGCACCTAACTGACATtatagaataatattatattgataataaaaatagttatatttatttaaacattttggagtcaaaaaaaaataaaataaaaaacctatCTTCCGGGGAAAATTTTTTCCGAAAGATAggttcaactacaaattataattttctcacTACAAATTGCAGCAGGTCTTTTTGCATTGaatagacatttttattttgattttgaacaataattcaaaaagttaatcaacatttaaaatttaatataataataaaaaattgcataacttttttgttttatgtccaaaataaaaattgtaatatttttttaatgcagaAAGACTTACTGCaatttgtagtaaaaaaattagaatttgtagtctcatagttttcaagaaaaataaacttgtttataaataccttaataaacaaattaattttccggGAAAACTATTGAACTACAAATTCCAATTTATTGACTACAATTTTCTAGAAGCCTTCCTGCACCTAACTGACATtatagaataatattatattgataataaaaaccctttttaaccctttttttaaccctttatttttgaactacaaattctaattttattactaCAAAATACTACAAATTAAGAGCTTTCTTTTAAGCCCTATATGAAGTTTCTACGTTGAAGTTGTGCGCCAACTTCACGGAGCCGCACAAAAGTCGTCCGGGGAATATCGGAATTCAGTGCCGTATTTCCCATGGTGAAGGAACGTGACCACCTCTCGGATTATGCCATTTTATCTTATCCGTATTCTTGTCCGATTTTTGTCTAGTTTTGCCGAGTTTGAAAATAGAAACTTTCTATGTAAAATGGTATATGTTTGGAAATAGGgactcagaaaaaaaattaagaaaaggAACTCAGTTTAGCCttagatgtagctaagtaaaaaatttggctGGTAAAATAaggtagatattgattgtttggctattattaaggctaagtaaaaaatcttaTAAATGTTCGAATAATGCAGGGGGGATTACCAGAGATTCTAGCGCATAAATGGCCGTAGTGGGTATCGCAATAATTTCTCGCCGAAACATCTTTGGTTCGAATCTGACCACGGCCGAGGAGTTATATAAAATCTATAAGACTATGTATGACTGTGTGTATAAATGCCTGTATCTATgttatgatattaattatttaaaaaaactccatttattaattgattatgttagagatttatttttttgttttttttttttcaaaggtaCTTTGTTTGTTGAATATGGTTACACCTGAGGAGTTGATGGAGGAAGAAGAGTATGAAGATATTCTTGAGGATATTAAGGAAGAATGTAATAAACATGGCGTTGTTAGATCTGTTGAAATACCGAGACCCATTGAAGGTGTAGATGTTCCAGGATGTGGAAAGGTGAAAAAATGTTctcttaatatttatttgtttaaaatacttattttaaattgattttcagGTGTTCATTGAATTCAACAGTGTTATTGACTGTCAAAAAGCACAACAATCATTAACCGGTCGTAAATTCAACAATCGTGTTGTTGTAACATCGTACTTTGATCCTGACAAATACCATCGACGTGAATTTTAAACTGATTATTGATACTCAAAATCAATAAccgtaaaaatttaaacaaaaaagcaAACGACATAAAACGTTCACAAAAAAGCGAAAAGAGCTGAGTTTAAGAATAAAGAGCCAATTATTTGGATTGTATAATGTATGTGGGTTACTAATACTTCTggtatacaatttaattttagtctTTCGAAATAGTCACAGATAAACAATGTTGACATGTTTGTTATATTCGTatcttttattcatttataattcatattcgttcatattatttttgttccAATTTTTGATTAGTTCGagcgtaaaataaaaaatgaaaaaaagaaacgtTAATGCGAACTTGTCGTTATGgctaaatgaatttaatagttttggatgaattaataatataatgtgtTATTTTCTGTGATCGGGAATGCAATAgcatgaaaaattgaaaacaaaaaacgattatttttcacaatcaattgttttagacaaaaatttttaagacatatatttttcttttataatgataataataatacttaaattatttcattataccATACTACTTTTGATGGAATAGTatcgataatattttaattcactgaattgtgatattttatttcgaatatattttcaaatacatttatatacaaatatgtatatagatgAAGAAAATGACAACACACGTAACATAGCTTAGACATCGTTCTGCATTGCTGGATGATAGGCACTTTTTTCGGATTCTCGAGGACCATcaacaataaactttttcaaGGCCACATAAAATCCAACACCAATTGCCAGCATTCCCATACCACTTATTAGAATAATTGCCCAGGCAGGAATTCCAAGCCCtcctaaaatataattattgatttattggaaaaaaaatttttttattttaaattaataaaattaattgatgatccTTACGGTAATATTGACgtgttattgtttttcttcCTCGCAGGATTTTACGTCTTGCGTCAACTTCGCCTACGAAAATTCCCATCAGTACTGGaaaccattttttatttagcttaATCAATTTTTCGGTTGATGATTGCATCggttttttaattcttttcgaataaataaatttttgcttGTAAATAATTGTACTTACAGATTCCAATGGCTAGATAGTAGATGACACTTTTTGttcgcatttttttttttttttttgatacaagaaaaataatggaTAAAGAGACTTACAAGACCTCACCAAAATTGAACAGTCGTTTATGATTGTGCGTCAAAATAGAACTGCTTGGATGATGGTGTGAATCACAGATAATGATAAGCTGTTACTTAGATAGCAAGTAGATTACTTATCTTTTCTGAACTGAGATAGTGTATTCAACTCCACGTAGTCATGATTGAAGTGGAACAAGCCAAAAATGAATTCgcttattataattatagaaaaaagtttttttttcatgtttttcgaagttattttgaataatattaatttgaggttgtttttaagtaaattttcccgtaatttaattttaccagttgattttttaatttctgaatgaaataattatctatttggcatattgatattataatttttcttttcgttaAAATCAAGATAGttaatgtcaaagttgacatcTTTAACATACAATAATTGTATCTCTCAAATTTCTAATTCAAACTTCggaaatttacaataaatatatatacttctttataaattaagaaaattaattaaacaaaaattatttcgtctttgcggttcaaaaaattatagttgtTAACCGGCTGACAGGGCACTGAAAATCTCGAGACGTAGAAAAAAGTTGTGTTTAAATTGttaaggttgaatgtaaataCGAATTCCCTCTACTcgattttgctatttttttttaatcgctaGCTAGAACATTTCTctattttatagaatttttttcaaatttttcgacCGTGAAATAAACTTGACCGATTTAAGACGGCCGTAAACGGAAAAACCCACGTTTTGATCTGTATCTAAAAACCCCTCTATTCGAAATTACTAAATTTGATTTagatttgtagtttttttaattacgaaaattaaaaaaaaaaaatcatcaatttcgACCGTGTTTTTTAGAAGATATTCAATCGCAAACGATTAATTAACTCCGAAATTTACTTCACTTTACTGCTGCAGTCGTAGTTGTGTGTGTTCGTGTAGGCCGGGTACACTCATACTACTACAGATGTGATAGTAACGGACACAGATTTTAGGCATAGCGGGcaccaatttattttaaaaaagcatgAGCTGGGGCGAGCCCCTTTGGCACACAAAAGTTATTCGACGTTGGGACTTACATTCAACCTTaacaaatatacttttttttccgTCTCAGACCCCCTGCCAAGATAAAACTTGGACTCTACTTAGGGTTACCATACGCAAAATTCTATCAGGACATGTTCTGATTTGGGAACGGTTGTCCTGACAATATCCTTTTTGGATAAAAGGTCCTGATTTGAAAAAGCTTGGTAAGAttcagtttgtttttttttctataattaatcCGATATGAGcgattaaaaaagaaattatgaaatcattattattcttgATTCATTctatgtgtatattttttctatgtttattttaagTGATCTAAAATAtcgtcattttattatatcatttaattttttatcaatataaaatgtaatataattcaatacaaaaaatggtacaaaatttctaaaatcaatataatcaCTAATTGCTGACAAACAAGTCGAAAATGTTTAAGGTGGTCCGATGGC harbors:
- the LOC122849243 gene encoding uncharacterized protein LOC122849243 isoform X2 — translated: MRTKSVIYYLAIGILLMGIFVGEVDARRKILRGRKTITRQYYRGLGIPAWAIILISGMGMLAIGVGFYVALKKFIVDGPRESEKSAYHPAMQNDV
- the LOC122849243 gene encoding uncharacterized protein LOC122849243 isoform X1; translated protein: MQSSTEKLIKLNKKWFPVLMGIFVGEVDARRKILRGRKTITRQYYRGLGIPAWAIILISGMGMLAIGVGFYVALKKFIVDGPRESEKSAYHPAMQNDV